DNA sequence from the Cohnella herbarum genome:
TTGCGGTTCGCAGCGAATACGGACGAAATCAAATCGCCGTGGACTTCATAACCGAAGGTTGCCGCAAAGTCGGCCTTCCATTCGTTGTCGATAATATCCGGCCAGCGGTCGGCATTTAAGTAGGAGCCGTCCGAATATTGATAAATGCGGGCATCCGGGTAGCGTTTCGCAATCTCGGGCGCCCAGAAAGCAGCTCCGAATCCTCCGGCGCTTTCTCCGGCAACGAGGATCTTTTCCGGCGCGGCGAAATGGTTTGCAATCCATTCCAATGCTGCGCGCGTATTGGCTTGACCGTTGTAACGCATTGTAAACGGCTTGCCTTTGGCGTCCGTATATTCCTTGGATGCATTCCCGATATGCAGATCACCAGTAGAATATGGGATATATACAATATTCCAATCCTTGAACGGATTGTCGGGGTTATTATTTTTCAACAGGCCGCCAAGCGTACTGACTTTAAAGAACGGAATGTTCGGAAAATAATATTTGATCTCGCCGTTCTTCATTACATTGCTCAGACTGATCGGCTGCGCGGCAGTCGCCGCATCCCAGGCCACGCCGCCCCCGGAAAAATAAATGATCAATTTATCTTCGGCAGCCGCTCCCTTATTGGCAAGTAAATAGTAATCCGAACCATCGGCAGAAATAACTTGCGCATCCGGGTCAAACTTGATTTTATTCCAGACATAGCGCTCCGCAGCAGCCCATTTATCCGGTTCGGCGGGTTTTTCAAGCATGAAGAAGTAAACATAACCCGCCAAAACACCTAAAATAAGCACAACTCCGCCTATAGCAGTCAGAAGAATCTTATTGATTCTTTTCGCTGTTTTCTTTTTTGCCACGCAAAGACCTTCCTTCCAACCCTAAAATAGCCCCAAACTACTTAAGCAATGTAAGAATTTCTTTTACGAAATTATCAACAAATGATCGTTCAGGACGAGATTTCAAGATCACGGTAAGTCCTATTAACGATATGACAAGCGTCTGTGCTAAACCCTTCGCGTTAATACCCGTATCCAGCTCGCCTGAGCGCAAACCTCGTTCGATCGTTTCTTGGAATATTACGGAGAGATACATCTGATGTTCTCTTGTTAGGATTTCGAATTTCTCGTCATGAGGAGCAAGTTCCACCATCGAATTGATGCAAAAACATCCCCAGTTCGGACTTTTTCCATATTCTTTCGCCACCATATTTTCAAAAAAGGCACGGAATGCCTCTTTAACGGAAGAATTGTTTTGAAGATTGGCGCGAATATAGGCGGCATGAGAACTCGTGTATTTTCGCAACGCAGCTTCGAATAATCCCTTTTTGTCTCCAAAGGCGGAGTATATGCTTGGACGCTGAATGCCCATTCTTGATGTCAAGTCGCTTAATGAGGTAGCTTCGAACCCTTTTTCCCAAAATAGTTGCATAGCTGCATCCAATGCCTTTTCCTCATCAAATTCGCGCGGTCGAGCCATTGTGACCCCCTCTTTCCATATCGAACGGTATATTATAATTGTATGTTGTGAAGATTGCCCTGTCAATTAGATTGAGCTTATCTGCTCTATTCGTCTACCCTTTACAGTTGTTTCTTGACAGTTATCTTTTTCTGGAGTTATATTTATCAGGCAATATTTCATACCAATCGGTATTTAATTTAAGGAGGCTTTATTAATGACTCGCAATGTGGCACTCCTATTTGCTATCGCCTGCGGACTGGCGGTCGCCAACATCTATTACGCGCAACCCTTGCTGGACGCTATTTCGAACGAGTTCGGTATTACTCATTCATCCGTCGGCATCGTCATTACGATCACTCAAGTTTGTTACGCACTGGGACTGCTATTGCTTGTGCCCCTTGGCGACTTATTAAATCGACGTTGGCTGATCGCTGGACAGATGCTAGTATCCGTCTTGGCTCTGATTGCGGTTGGTTCCGCTCCCACCAGCATGGTGTTATTCATGGGCATAGCCTCGGTTGGATTGCTTGCCGTAGTGACGCAGACGCTCGTTGCGTTCGCGGCAACTTTGGCTGCCCCAGCCGAACGCGGGCGTACCGTGGGTGTTGTGACAAGCGGAATCGTAATGGGTATTCTACTGGCGCGAACTTTTGCCGGCATATTA
Encoded proteins:
- a CDS encoding pectin acetylesterase-family hydrolase, giving the protein MAKKKTAKRINKILLTAIGGVVLILGVLAGYVYFFMLEKPAEPDKWAAAERYVWNKIKFDPDAQVISADGSDYYLLANKGAAAEDKLIIYFSGGGVAWDAATAAQPISLSNVMKNGEIKYYFPNIPFFKVSTLGGLLKNNNPDNPFKDWNIVYIPYSTGDLHIGNASKEYTDAKGKPFTMRYNGQANTRAALEWIANHFAAPEKILVAGESAGGFGAAFWAPEIAKRYPDARIYQYSDGSYLNADRWPDIIDNEWKADFAATFGYEVHGDLISSVFAANRKLLPGNAILLQSNTLYDELLFDFEKDLNGDGSDDEEYVHRWSARMLQSTGELSEDLPGYYYYITDYGLNGKTGRTPHTLSPSNHFYKAEQDGVKLMKWLDDAVNKDEYYSVGRQFVDVVVK
- a CDS encoding TetR/AcrR family transcriptional regulator, with protein sequence MARPREFDEEKALDAAMQLFWEKGFEATSLSDLTSRMGIQRPSIYSAFGDKKGLFEAALRKYTSSHAAYIRANLQNNSSVKEAFRAFFENMVAKEYGKSPNWGCFCINSMVELAPHDEKFEILTREHQMYLSVIFQETIERGLRSGELDTGINAKGLAQTLVISLIGLTVILKSRPERSFVDNFVKEILTLLK